In Diabrotica undecimpunctata isolate CICGRU chromosome 9, icDiaUnde3, whole genome shotgun sequence, the DNA window gaagaaaatggtggacatatcgaacacttactttgacaaaaagttatgttgtttagtttaactatttcttaatttggtttgtaaacaaaatgttttgattatgccttaaaataaatgtttatgataaaatgtttgatgtaaaatcttattattctgttattttgtcaaatcctattattaattatcctgctgatatattgattttatttaaaatttcgttAACTATCAACTTAAGTTAaaagtattttataccaaaattcagaagtattaatgtttttgtctattttccgtcgttgcctggagtaattgccttaaatcagaattatgcagttgatttgtaaaatgcgattatctcgaaaactgttgagttttgaagttattaacaggtataccttttttttgttaaaataatgtatctttaatattttttattacaaatacaGGTAATTTAAAGAGCAAAGTTAAGTAAAAATGTGTGCCATATATATGGCATATGTGGCACCCCCTATCAGCtccatcaaagtgtgcatcaaattataatttctcacattaaaaagtacccagttgtaaatttttatacataaatatttacaaacataaaaggtatagcaaaaaataaaattttaaatttgcaatttaaccccctgtatctttcttaatatcaatattttattaaagcaatttggcttaaatcgtaatattttaaagtgtagaatctactgtttttttttgtataattacttAAGGCTGTATACAAAAACGCCAAATCTGAATGCCAGTtcattagtaaattaaattagtaaatttaatttactaatgtttgtattttgagaacgatttccgaagtggaaattgaaacgtcaataaacgtattttaacctttaattgtggcttattcccatttaaatagtaattaagtggattattaagttttgcctcaaaatcaaccaaagattaccacgaggaaatgactgctgacgtttttgaagaatattttgagcaaatgttggatttaattccaaaaaattctgtcatagtcatggataatgctagttaccatttaagactagcagaaaaattgccaacaacggcatgaaaaaaaggagagataatcgaatggttggataaacacgcaattgagtacaaggagaattcgacaaaaaaggaattattacctattgtaaggcaacataaagcagcttataaaaaatatataattgatgaaatggcattaaaccgtgatgtaattattttacgtttacccccataccactgtgatctgaatccgatagaaaatatatggtctcaagtaaagggtgaaattagaagacttacaacaagtattagaacattccttatcaaaagtaactccagaaaattggaaaaatgctgttagtcatgttcacaaggaagaaaataaaatgtggaatttggataatatgactgatgcaatgctggaaccggtaataattaacattggagttgaagattccttagattctgaagaaagcagtgaatctgaaatagaatttgattaaaataatattcatttttttacaaatcggcccctgttacggccacaaattattttatatataaccaataaaataaacatcttacatttcttgcaaattcattagtacctgttaatctccatcactccgacactggcaactttatttagggattagtaaccctcaaaactattgtattttattctgcttcaacctttatacctggtggtcatactcaatttaaaattgttttcctatatacttctgtaaacttgttgacaaatatctatttttcattgagtcacccgtatcaacagtttagggatttgcatacatattgtgctatcaatatgatcgAAATGGACTATAGAttgtaaaatacattttttttaaccgGTCATTTCTGCTCTTAATGCAAAAGCGTTGATATTTGAAATTTTGCAATACTGTTTAATGAATTTCTCTGAACCCTCAAAATCTAACTGAAAAAAAATCTACTGAATTGTCAAGCGCCATACTTTTTGGTGATAACCTTTTGTTCAGAAATTCTCTTACAGTATCAATAATTCTGTAAAAAATGTTTGGCCTCCAGTACTCAATGACTCCTACGTTAGCTCTAGAGCATGTGGCGTCTATCAAACCCAATTCTACGGTTGTTTCGGTGGCGAAGTCAATGAGCTTGCTACTAGCTTGCTTTTTTCTTTTGGATGACATAATTTTCAATGAAATTTGGTATTCTGTGGCAAAGTTCGATATTTTGTATGAAGATTTGTACAATATTTTCCATCTAACGAAGTCATAACACTTTCAATAACCTTAACGGCTTTCCCCAGAGTTACAAATTTTTCATGGAGGCTTTTTGATAATACATTTTAAATGTTTAGCACCTCGTCCAAAAGAAAAAGATGAATTATAAATGAGGGTCTTTTAATGCTGGATAATGTCCTAACTGCTGTAATTGACTGTTTATTATTTGTATGAGAAACTTCGTTTTCCAGTGTTGTAACGATTCCCTCGAGACATGTTTTAACAGCGTGACAAGTCGTATATCGACACACTTAACGAGTATCTTACAAAGTTTTCAACTCCCTAGAGACAATATTGAGGTCCTTCAATATTTGTTGGTATTTATTACCGTTTTGAGGGTCTGAAAAATGTTCGTGCCTCATGAGTACAGAAAAATGTCGATATTGAGGGAACATTTTTACACGAGTCCACCAGAGCCAAGTTAAGTCTATGAGCTAAGCAGTGCGTGTAAATTGCAGCTGGAAATTTCTCTCGCATTTGTGTTTAAAGACCACTTGTATTGCCTGACATCATCACAGCTCCGTCATAGGATTGCCCTACCATCTGCAAGTCGCTAGGATTAAGCTCTTCCAATTTTTTGTAGATTAAAGTAAATAAATTCGTGGCCAGTCTGTTTTCTGAACAGTTAATGAATGCAAGGAATCTTTCAAGAATTTCTAGATCTTTCGATGCATAGCAAACACATAAAGACAATTGTTCGTTTTTGAAAGAACGAGCTTCATCACACATGATTGAAAAAGTTTCGGATTGTCTAATGTCGTCAAGTATATTTCTTAAAGACGCCCGTGAGAATAGGGCAataatttcattttgtatttGGGGACTGGTATAGTTTTTATTCGAATTATGTAGAATGTCAAAGTCCTTGTTATACTTTGCTATTAGGCCACATATTTCCTTAAAGTTTCCTTTATTTAATGAACTTTCGCTTTCGTCATGACCTCTGAAAGCCATGCATTGACAAGCCATTGTTAATCTTATATCTGCCAACATTCTCAAGTAATTTCTGTTTTTCTCTATCTTGATATTATATGCTTGTGAAAGATGAAATAAAACATTTCAGCTTTTTATTGTCTTTTTATATTTATGCCATTGACTGAAACTTTCAATGTGATGAAAAGGTGCACTATGGTTTTTAATTTTTCGccagtttttttttcagttacaGAATCCTAAAAGCTTCTTCAACCATAGCAGCTCCAAAATTACGACAAGCCTAGCACGGAATGGCATCTGTTTTGACGCTGTATTCTAACCAATCACAATCTTTATAATAGGTTGCACCGAACGACCTTTTTAATTACCAAACATGGTTCGTGGAAAACTTTTAAGAATTGGTTATGATGCGTTTTCTCCTAGTTGGCTCAAGTCAGAAGATCCTTGCTTGTACCGCGCTGCTGTTCAGGCTGACTATTGAAAGATGGTGAAATGTAAtgcattgtttttttatttatctattgTTATGTAAGTAATAACAGCCACagtatttaaaatataacataacataCACCACAGGGcactttaaaaatatattcaattttcaaatttttgttttttatttttttttcaaattttcgatTTGTGCCATTTATTATAACCGGTTATTAATTAGTTTGATagtttttagttatattttgtcaAAAAAGTGACTACCAtacaagaaataattattttaccaaaaaacaacaattttatttccaAATACAGAtaactgtttataaacatttgcaAGAACCATAACTTTTGGACGGCATAGttgtcaaaaatttttttacgcatCAAGTAATCATTTGGAATTGATGCCGTACATTTTTCAATGACCTCAACGAATGGGGGTTGAAATCAAGGGTTGTGCcctagatttctcacccctgtacCAGCCGATATGTACGGAACTGcaaaaaagtaatctaaataacGATTCGAAACTATGTATGTGAATACCGTACTATATCAAAATGCCGAAAATGGGGTCAAAACTATCCGAAAATCAAAGATTGTCCCTGCTActggtaaagtttgtttagcagtaaatggttgacttcaattagtaccgactataaacatcctgggttaaccgataatagtataaaaggtcCGGTTTCAGGAAACATGTAAATATGTTTCCTGGTAAAATGTGTCAatctttatttcttaattttgatttaattgcctacaatccaaactcattataatttcattaatacaGATAAGGTTTATATTGACGAAACTGTACTGACAAGAGTGTTTTTTAAATTTGATGGAAGTGCACGACGGGCTAGCTAATCACCTTTTAAATGGTTTTCAggtatttatataataagtttatggaaCTGAACACCAACCAGTATTTAATTAGTTCTTGATAAAATGTGTTTGTCTGTATGTGTCACGGGAAGTGTTAAGTAgcattactcattttattcattaCGTTTTCTATCATTATGATGCGTCCGTGAGCTAATAATAATGGGGCTTTTTCTAGTGTTCTGGTAAAGAAAAAACATCTATCTGTAGATTCAAAgcaaattgtaataattatatacAGTACCTTGCTTAAAAGCGGACTTGACACAACTTACGCTGCGAGTGAAATATGCGATTTTACGTAAATACCTCTGACCACagtaaaaagaattacatcaaatcccatagaaacaagaaaaa includes these proteins:
- the LOC140451213 gene encoding zinc finger MYM-type protein 1-like; its protein translation is MACQCMAFRGHDESESSLNKGNFKEICGLIAKYNKDFDILHNSNKNYTSPQIQNEIIALFSRASLRNILDDIRQSETFSIMCDEARSFKNEQLSLCVCYASKDLEILERFLAFINCSENRLATNLFTLIYKKLEELNPSDLQMVGQSYDGAVMMSGNTSGL